One Chryseobacterium wanjuense genomic region harbors:
- a CDS encoding response regulator transcription factor: protein MKNILIADGHYVVRTGTALLLESKLGSSCKIDFAETYNEAKEMVSKKMYDLLIIDIDIPQSIFKAMVKELKKKQKQLKILIFSTYEENVGIQYIEEGAAGYLNKGASESEILMVVKSIFEEGYYYTVNMMKKLVSHSTESHSVERLSKREFQIFKLLAEGNGNIEISNILNLKMSTISTYKKKIFEKLNVKNVVDLVRIYDDMH, encoded by the coding sequence TGCGTTATTGCTTGAATCAAAGCTGGGAAGCTCTTGTAAGATAGATTTTGCCGAAACTTACAATGAGGCCAAGGAGATGGTTTCTAAAAAGATGTACGATCTTCTGATTATTGATATCGATATCCCTCAGAGTATTTTCAAAGCAATGGTAAAAGAGCTTAAAAAGAAGCAGAAGCAGTTAAAAATTTTAATATTTTCTACGTATGAAGAAAATGTTGGAATCCAGTACATAGAAGAAGGAGCAGCGGGGTATCTCAATAAAGGAGCATCGGAATCTGAGATCCTGATGGTGGTAAAATCCATATTTGAAGAAGGATATTATTATACCGTAAATATGATGAAAAAGCTGGTGTCTCACTCCACCGAGTCTCATTCTGTGGAAAGGCTTTCCAAAAGGGAGTTTCAGATATTCAAGCTTTTGGCGGAAGGCAACGGAAATATAGAAATATCGAATATTTTGAATCTGAAAATGTCTACGATAAGCACTTACAAGAAAAAGATTTTTGAAAAACTGAATGTGAAAAATGTTGTAGACCTCGTGAGAATTTATGATGATATGCATTAA